In Patescibacteria group bacterium, a single genomic region encodes these proteins:
- a CDS encoding carboxypeptidase regulatory-like domain-containing protein gives MTRVALFLLVVLSILSSGSISVHASDTNGIIEPGNFYAKAVDTNFGTFNFGTTEGDVHVTDSAMTGYVWSDYYGWINLNPTGYGVVNDGSGNLSGYAWGQNTGWINFHPSASGVRVVISSSGVFSGYAWGQNTGWIVFNCSTNSTCGSGSFNVATDWRPASVRGASSGGGGGGGGGGGGGSGSGSSSSSSSSGESSSSSSESSAPAAESSPAPSEAPAESPAPAPDVAPPEDTPSEAPPAEAETPSVVESAVESVAATVDSVFSSIANFFGGDSGSSGSSGSGSGSSGGGGGGGAVTQIVSGAVEQVKQSYEFAQETVKVVAEETKEVIQSPTGSVVTKTVSTAGVVGAGAASVSSLFLNPLSFSELFLIPLRLWGILLGAFGLKKRSRPWGTVYDSVTKQPLDPAYVVLQDEKGNEVNTSITDLDGRYGFLLASGTYTMVANKTNYTFPSKKLAGKMADELYSDLYFGEPITALEAGGVLIKNIPLDPVNFDWNEFAKSQQQISRFYSKRDLIKKRITDASFSVGFFVAVLAFWAAPAPYNIAIFALYVCLLLLRIFGAKKKAFASVMDSSTDLPIAFAIIRVYIAGPNQELLHKVTDRLGHFYALVPPGEYYLTVEKKNPDETYTLVHTSPVFLAKNGVIEEKVVL, from the coding sequence ATGACAAGAGTCGCCCTCTTTCTTTTGGTTGTGCTGTCTATCCTTTCGTCTGGCTCGATTTCTGTGCACGCCTCAGACACCAACGGCATCATTGAGCCAGGAAATTTCTATGCCAAGGCCGTTGATACCAATTTCGGTACGTTCAATTTCGGCACGACGGAAGGAGATGTGCACGTCACCGACAGCGCGATGACCGGCTACGTGTGGAGCGACTACTATGGCTGGATCAACCTTAATCCGACTGGCTACGGGGTGGTAAATGACGGTAGCGGCAATCTTTCCGGCTACGCTTGGGGCCAAAACACTGGCTGGATTAATTTCCATCCATCCGCCAGCGGTGTTCGAGTCGTGATCAGCTCTTCGGGAGTCTTTTCCGGCTACGCTTGGGGTCAAAACACTGGCTGGATCGTGTTTAATTGCAGCACAAACAGCACCTGCGGCTCGGGTTCATTTAATGTGGCCACAGATTGGCGCCCTGCGAGCGTTCGCGGTGCTTCTTCAGGTGGCGGCGGTGGTGGTGGCGGCGGAGGGGGTGGTGGTTCCGGATCAGGTTCGAGTTCAAGCTCGAGCAGTAGCGGAGAATCTAGTAGCTCTTCTTCAGAGTCGTCTGCGCCAGCGGCGGAGTCCTCACCGGCACCATCTGAAGCTCCGGCAGAGTCTCCGGCGCCAGCTCCCGATGTGGCGCCACCAGAAGATACTCCATCTGAAGCCCCTCCGGCCGAGGCAGAAACTCCATCGGTGGTTGAGTCGGCCGTCGAGTCCGTGGCCGCGACTGTCGATAGTGTCTTTTCGAGCATCGCCAACTTTTTTGGTGGTGATAGCGGTAGTAGCGGCTCTTCAGGTTCAGGCTCCGGTTCGAGTGGCGGTGGCGGCGGAGGAGGTGCGGTCACGCAAATCGTCTCCGGTGCTGTCGAGCAGGTAAAGCAAAGCTATGAATTCGCCCAAGAGACGGTAAAGGTTGTGGCGGAGGAGACAAAAGAAGTGATCCAGAGTCCAACTGGCTCGGTGGTGACCAAGACGGTGTCGACGGCGGGCGTGGTCGGCGCGGGTGCGGCCAGCGTTTCATCGCTTTTCTTGAACCCGCTGTCATTTTCCGAGCTGTTTCTCATCCCACTCCGATTGTGGGGAATCTTGCTCGGGGCTTTTGGCCTGAAAAAACGTTCTCGTCCGTGGGGTACTGTGTATGACAGCGTTACCAAGCAGCCGCTCGACCCCGCGTACGTGGTCTTGCAAGATGAGAAGGGGAACGAGGTCAATACGTCGATTACCGACCTCGATGGCCGCTATGGCTTCTTGCTCGCGTCCGGCACATACACCATGGTCGCCAACAAGACCAACTACACATTTCCCTCGAAGAAATTGGCCGGAAAGATGGCGGATGAGCTCTACTCAGACCTTTATTTCGGTGAACCGATCACTGCCTTGGAAGCGGGCGGAGTACTCATCAAAAACATCCCGCTGGACCCCGTGAATTTCGATTGGAATGAATTTGCTAAATCACAACAGCAGATTTCGCGTTTTTACTCGAAGCGCGACCTCATCAAAAAGCGCATCACCGACGCTTCCTTCTCCGTCGGCTTTTTCGTGGCCGTCCTTGCATTCTGGGCAGCACCGGCTCCATACAACATCGCCATCTTCGCTCTCTATGTTTGCCTACTCCTCTTGAGAATCTTTGGTGCCAAGAAAAAGGCATTTGCCAGCGTGATGGATAGCTCCACGGATTTGCCAATTGCCTTTGCGATCATCCGCGTATATATTGCCGGCCCAAACCAAGAGTTACTACACAAAGTGACAGACCGTCTCGGCCATTTCTATGCCTTGGTGCCGCCGGGCGAGTACTACCTCACGGTGGAGAAGAAAAATCCCGACGAGACATATACTCTTGTCCACACATCGCCCGTATTTTTGGCAAAAAACGGCGTGATCGAAGAAAAGGTCGTGCTATAA
- the rpsG gene encoding 30S ribosomal protein S7 has translation MRRKAKNRNIVSPDSVYSSQKVGKLINYCMERGKKNAARKIVYGAFDTIKETAKVENPLEYFENALKNTAPMVEVKSRRVGGANYQVPIEVRPDRRQALSIKWIVDAARAKKGKPMHLKLAEEIMLAMKNEGEAVKKRENTHKMAEANKAFAHFAW, from the coding sequence ATGAGACGAAAAGCCAAAAATCGTAATATCGTATCCCCTGACAGCGTGTACAGCTCCCAGAAAGTAGGGAAGTTGATCAACTATTGTATGGAGCGAGGTAAGAAGAATGCCGCTCGAAAGATTGTGTACGGAGCATTCGACACTATCAAGGAGACTGCTAAGGTAGAAAATCCTTTGGAGTATTTTGAGAACGCGCTGAAGAACACTGCACCGATGGTGGAGGTGAAATCTCGTCGTGTGGGAGGCGCCAACTATCAGGTACCAATCGAAGTCCGACCAGACCGACGACAGGCGCTCTCGATCAAGTGGATTGTTGATGCTGCTCGAGCGAAGAAGGGCAAGCCAATGCACTTGAAGCTCGCGGAAGAGATCATGCTCGCCATGAAGAACGAAGGCGAGGCCGTGAAGAAGCGTGAGAACACTCACAAGATGGCAGAGGCCAACAAGGCGTTTGCGCACTTCGCTTGGTAG
- the rpsL gene encoding 30S ribosomal protein S12, translated as MPTINQLVRRKRVKLYRKSKAIALTKSFNTLKNKPRFFYSPFKRGVCVKVTTKTPKKPNSAIRKIARVRLTNGMEVTAYIPGIGHNLQEHSVVLLRGGRVKDVGLRYTIVRGVLDSGGVETRRKGRSQYGMKKPKAAK; from the coding sequence ATGCCAACCATCAATCAATTGGTGCGCCGCAAGCGAGTCAAGCTCTACCGAAAGTCAAAGGCGATCGCCTTGACCAAGAGCTTCAATACGCTCAAGAACAAGCCTCGATTCTTCTACTCGCCATTTAAGCGAGGAGTATGCGTCAAGGTTACGACCAAGACTCCAAAGAAGCCAAACTCAGCGATCCGCAAGATCGCCCGAGTGCGACTTACCAACGGTATGGAAGTCACCGCATACATCCCAGGTATCGGCCACAACCTCCAGGAACACTCAGTGGTACTTCTCCGAGGCGGACGAGTAAAGGATGTCGGTCTCCGATACACTATTGTTCGAGGCGTGCTCGACTCAGGTGGTGTAGAAACACGACGAAAGGGTCGAAGCCAATACGGTATGAAGAAGCCAAAAGCCGCTAAATAA
- a CDS encoding bifunctional 5,10-methylenetetrahydrofolate dehydrogenase/5,10-methenyltetrahydrofolate cyclohydrolase: MQYEFTQPLNKPLILDGKACAQHIRAEIADGVRTLGFKPGLAVILLGNDAASRMYVKSKGEAARNAGFHSVVDIRPATTTQAELLKLIAQYNADPKIHGYIVQLPLPAHIDVEAVVAAIDPLKDVDGFHPENQGLLLRGTPRFVPATPRGIIELLRRNGITAKGKRVVIVGRSSIVGKPLAAAFLMKGEMGDATVTVAHSQTPDLATVCKEADILVTALGKSGFVKLGFVKPGAVVVDVGISRVDGVTSGDVDFGPVCLIASAITPVPGGVGPMTIAMLLQNTLDAAMAK, from the coding sequence ATGCAATATGAATTTACCCAACCGCTGAACAAACCGCTCATTCTCGACGGCAAGGCCTGCGCCCAGCACATCCGTGCCGAGATAGCCGACGGCGTGCGTACCCTTGGCTTCAAGCCCGGGCTGGCCGTGATCTTGCTTGGTAATGACGCTGCCAGCCGAATGTATGTGAAGAGTAAGGGCGAAGCTGCTCGCAACGCCGGTTTCCACAGCGTCGTGGATATTCGTCCCGCGACCACCACGCAAGCTGAGTTACTCAAGCTCATCGCGCAATACAATGCCGACCCAAAGATCCACGGCTACATCGTTCAGTTGCCCCTGCCGGCGCACATTGATGTCGAGGCGGTGGTCGCCGCTATCGATCCGCTGAAGGATGTTGACGGCTTCCATCCGGAGAATCAAGGCTTGCTCTTGAGAGGCACGCCGCGCTTTGTTCCGGCCACGCCGCGAGGGATTATCGAATTGCTCCGCCGCAACGGCATCACCGCGAAAGGGAAGCGTGTGGTCATCGTCGGTCGCAGCTCCATTGTCGGCAAGCCGCTCGCCGCAGCGTTTCTCATGAAGGGCGAGATGGGTGATGCGACGGTCACTGTGGCGCACTCGCAGACACCTGACCTAGCGACTGTGTGCAAGGAGGCCGATATTTTGGTCACCGCTCTTGGCAAGTCGGGTTTCGTGAAGCTTGGGTTTGTGAAGCCTGGCGCGGTGGTCGTTGATGTTGGGATCAGTCGCGTCGACGGCGTAACATCGGGAGATGTGGACTTCGGTCCTGTCTGCTTGATCGCTTCGGCCATTACTCCGGTCCCTGGTGGAGTCGGTCCGATGACTATTGCCATGCTTCTTCAGAACACGTTGGACGCCGCTATGGCGAAGTAG
- a CDS encoding site-2 protease family protein gives MLNLFSLAVLILSVVIHEVSHGYMALRLGDPTAKYAGRLTLNPIKHLDPIGSVIIPIITTLMGVSFGWAKPVPFNPDNFRKSAFNVRWGEALVALAGPMSNFIVAAVFGVAAHFVANQAAFSLFGLIVLVNITLGIFNLAPVPPLDGSKLLFALIPQRYSHVRVQLERHSLMLALFFIFFLWQFFEPIVFKLFALLMGVPLTL, from the coding sequence ATGCTAAACCTCTTTTCTCTGGCCGTCCTCATACTATCTGTCGTAATCCACGAGGTATCTCATGGCTATATGGCGCTGCGTTTGGGTGACCCAACAGCGAAATATGCTGGCCGCCTCACGCTGAATCCAATCAAACACCTCGATCCAATCGGTTCAGTCATTATCCCCATCATCACGACGCTCATGGGGGTGTCTTTTGGGTGGGCGAAGCCAGTGCCGTTCAATCCGGATAACTTCCGCAAAAGTGCCTTTAATGTTCGCTGGGGTGAGGCTCTCGTGGCACTGGCCGGGCCAATGTCGAACTTTATTGTGGCCGCGGTCTTTGGTGTTGCGGCGCATTTTGTGGCCAATCAGGCAGCTTTCTCCTTGTTTGGGCTGATCGTGCTGGTGAATATCACGCTCGGCATTTTCAATCTCGCTCCTGTGCCACCACTCGATGGTTCAAAGCTGTTGTTCGCCCTGATCCCGCAGCGATACAGCCATGTTCGAGTGCAATTGGAGCGTCACTCGCTCATGCTGGCACTCTTTTTCATCTTTTTCCTCTGGCAATTTTTTGAGCCGATCGTGTTCAAGCTCTTCGCTCTATTGATGGGTGTGCCACTGACACTTTAA
- a CDS encoding bL28 family ribosomal protein, giving the protein MAKICPITKKTSIVAGGYSNRTRATQYNPTGMVRKYPNLQKKTIYIPELKKSIRLTISTKAIKTINKNGAYATLKKAGLI; this is encoded by the coding sequence ATGGCGAAAATCTGCCCAATCACCAAGAAAACCTCAATCGTCGCTGGCGGCTATTCAAACCGTACTCGAGCTACTCAATACAACCCTACCGGTATGGTGCGAAAGTACCCAAACCTCCAGAAGAAGACTATTTACATCCCTGAATTGAAGAAGTCGATTCGACTCACCATTTCTACCAAGGCAATCAAGACCATCAATAAGAACGGTGCGTACGCAACACTGAAGAAAGCGGGGTTGATTTAA